A genomic segment from Fibrobacter sp. UWR4 encodes:
- a CDS encoding sugar nucleotide-binding protein, with protein sequence MPILVLGLNGVPGYALFRHFNRLFGGTDVSDGTSGTIHPAKRHPDAAAPLIGIRPIKHPCVYGQDVVAIDAEDTAGLTRLFEKHKFKTVIDASGNCALKACECDTPRSYLLNCSQGVDAAQLAADFNCTFVRISTDMVWSGSEETAHLRPYKDDTPKDPIHNYGKHQLEAEIEIQRIKPDAVMLRVPLPMDYAPGGCAGAIDWISYRFRPGRPATLYTDEYRRPIYGGDMCRVVQYILEHEFPAGIYNCGGPRRVTLYNAGQLVNAIGGYPPELLHGCPRIEAGPLPPRVGDLDIDSSKLYSLLPPGFIRPWPADEKIVPTDCDWHKTFGRDCPDKHKVGSEEAIYRLLVLGERY encoded by the coding sequence TTGCCCATCCTTGTATTGGGATTGAACGGCGTTCCGGGTTACGCCCTCTTTAGGCATTTCAACAGGCTGTTTGGCGGTACCGATGTTAGCGACGGCACCAGCGGGACCATTCATCCGGCGAAACGCCATCCCGATGCTGCGGCGCCCCTTATCGGGATTCGTCCCATTAAACATCCCTGCGTTTACGGGCAGGACGTTGTCGCCATCGACGCGGAAGACACCGCAGGCCTTACCCGACTTTTCGAGAAGCACAAGTTCAAGACGGTGATTGACGCCAGCGGAAACTGCGCGCTGAAAGCCTGCGAGTGCGATACGCCCCGAAGCTACTTGCTGAACTGCTCCCAGGGAGTGGACGCCGCCCAGCTGGCCGCAGATTTTAACTGCACCTTCGTGAGAATTTCTACGGACATGGTCTGGAGTGGAAGCGAAGAAACCGCACATCTCCGCCCCTACAAGGATGATACGCCCAAGGATCCCATCCACAATTACGGAAAGCACCAGCTGGAAGCGGAAATCGAGATCCAGCGGATCAAGCCGGATGCAGTGATGCTCCGTGTGCCTCTCCCTATGGACTATGCCCCCGGTGGCTGCGCCGGCGCCATCGACTGGATCAGCTATCGCTTTAGACCAGGTCGCCCTGCAACGCTTTATACGGACGAATACCGCCGTCCCATTTACGGCGGCGACATGTGCCGTGTGGTCCAGTACATTCTGGAGCATGAATTTCCTGCGGGTATTTACAACTGCGGCGGTCCCCGTCGCGTGACCCTCTATAACGCAGGCCAGCTGGTCAACGCCATCGGAGGCTACCCTCCGGAATTACTCCATGGTTGTCCGCGAATTGAAGCAGGTCCCCTTCCCCCGCGGGTAGGCGATCTAGACATCGACAGTAGCAAACTCTACAGCCTGCTACCGCCGGGATTCATTCGTCCCTGGCCCGCCGACGAAAAAATCGTCCCCACGGACTGTGACTGGCATAAGACATTCGGACGAGACTGCCCCGACAAGCATAAAGTGGGTAGCGAAGAAGCCATCTACCGCCTCCTCGTTCTCGGCGAGAG